One window from the genome of Pedococcus badiiscoriae encodes:
- a CDS encoding aspartate-semialdehyde dehydrogenase, producing MTSLASKAPRPTLALVGATGAVGAVTQQVLAMRADVWGEIRAAACAEDAGTVLVVCGREVVVQELSPEFFDDVDIALVDVPAPVAALWAPIAAARGAVVIDNSSALRGDPDIPLVVPEVNPLQIRNRPKGIIANPGATTLTMIDALGVLHAGWELTELVVASYQAASGAGRVGMARLYDELQVVAGHRELGHQAGDVRRLIEHELGAESPFPAPLALNVIPWIGAAAEDGWTTEELKIRNETRKVLGLPELRVSATCVRVPVVTTHSVAVHATFARKIDVAEARQALVEAPAVVVLDDPESLEFPTPSDIVGADPRFAGRLRQALDFPNTLDFFICGDNLRKGAALNMVQVAELVARDLAAV from the coding sequence GTGACCTCACTCGCCTCGAAGGCCCCGCGTCCGACCCTCGCACTGGTCGGTGCCACCGGGGCCGTGGGGGCGGTCACCCAGCAGGTGCTCGCGATGCGGGCCGACGTCTGGGGGGAGATCCGGGCCGCTGCGTGCGCCGAGGACGCCGGCACCGTCCTGGTCGTATGCGGTCGCGAGGTCGTCGTCCAGGAGCTGTCCCCCGAGTTCTTCGACGACGTCGACATCGCCCTTGTCGACGTCCCGGCGCCCGTGGCTGCCCTGTGGGCGCCCATTGCCGCGGCCCGGGGCGCGGTCGTCATCGACAACAGCTCGGCGCTGCGCGGTGATCCGGACATCCCGCTGGTCGTCCCCGAGGTCAACCCGCTGCAGATCCGCAACCGGCCCAAGGGCATCATCGCCAACCCCGGCGCCACGACGCTGACCATGATCGACGCGCTGGGCGTCCTGCACGCCGGCTGGGAGCTCACCGAGCTGGTCGTGGCCTCCTACCAGGCTGCCTCCGGGGCCGGCCGGGTCGGCATGGCCCGGCTCTATGACGAGCTCCAGGTCGTCGCTGGTCACCGCGAGCTGGGCCACCAGGCGGGCGACGTGCGACGCCTCATCGAGCACGAGCTCGGAGCCGAGTCGCCCTTCCCGGCACCGCTGGCCCTCAACGTGATCCCGTGGATCGGGGCGGCCGCCGAGGACGGCTGGACGACCGAGGAGCTGAAGATCCGCAACGAGACCCGCAAGGTGCTCGGGCTGCCCGAGCTGCGCGTGTCCGCGACCTGTGTCCGCGTGCCCGTCGTCACGACGCACTCCGTGGCGGTACACGCGACGTTCGCGCGCAAGATCGACGTCGCGGAGGCTCGGCAGGCGCTCGTGGAGGCGCCGGCCGTGGTGGTGCTCGACGACCCGGAGAGCCTGGAGTTCCCCACGCCGTCGGACATCGTCGGGGCTGACCCGCGCTTTGCCGGCCGGTTGCGTCAGGCGCTCGACTTCCCCAACACGCTCGACTTCTTCATCTGCGGCGACAACCTGCGCAAGGGCGCGGCCCTCAACATGGTGCAGGTCGCCGAGCTCGTGGCGCGAGACCTCGCCGCCGTCTGA
- a CDS encoding ABC transporter ATP-binding protein, which translates to MFARRPKATAEPGPDSEPGTQPVTLTAAGVAKEIDGNVLLRPVDVTVASGGCVVLRGENGSGKTTLLRILAGTLDPSSGSASLDGQPLDERDPATRARVAALIGSPTAYRDLTLIDHLVLIDSTWGGAIGTADERADAMLAELEVDHLSERFPHELSSGQQHLFHLAMVLFRPARVLLLDEPEQRLDTHKRGLLTDILLARKAAGAALVVACHDPTMTAAIGDVVVDVAGP; encoded by the coding sequence ATGTTCGCACGCCGCCCAAAGGCCACCGCCGAGCCGGGTCCGGACTCGGAACCGGGGACGCAACCGGTCACGCTGACGGCCGCCGGGGTCGCGAAGGAGATCGACGGCAACGTGCTCCTGCGGCCGGTCGACGTCACCGTCGCCTCGGGTGGGTGCGTCGTCCTGCGTGGCGAGAACGGCAGCGGGAAGACCACGCTGCTGCGGATCCTCGCAGGCACCCTCGACCCCTCGTCGGGCAGCGCGAGCCTCGACGGGCAGCCGCTCGACGAACGCGACCCGGCCACGCGCGCCCGGGTCGCCGCCCTGATCGGCTCGCCCACGGCATACCGCGACCTGACCCTCATCGACCACCTCGTGCTCATCGACTCGACCTGGGGCGGGGCCATCGGCACCGCCGACGAGCGGGCCGACGCGATGCTGGCCGAGCTGGAGGTCGACCACCTCTCCGAACGGTTCCCGCACGAGCTGTCCTCGGGACAGCAACACCTGTTCCACCTCGCGATGGTGTTGTTCCGGCCGGCCCGCGTGCTGCTCCTCGACGAACCCGAGCAACGGCTCGACACCCACAAGCGCGGCCTACTCACCGACATCCTGCTGGCCCGCAAGGCTGCCGGGGCGGCCCTCGTCGTCGCCTGCCACGACCCGACCATGACGGCCGCCATCGGTGACGTCGTCGTCGACGTCGCCGGCCCATGA
- a CDS encoding DUF3817 domain-containing protein: MSPLTLFRRLAIAEAVTWGLLLAGMFLKYVTRTTELGVRIFGMTHGVVFIAYCLTAVFVAVNQRWSRGTLALALASAVPPFMTVWFDRRAERRGQLDGGWRLAPGRERPTNPAERAQAWMLARPVAAVGAAVVAVAVLTTIALLVGPPASSQT, encoded by the coding sequence ATGTCGCCGCTCACCCTGTTCCGCCGCCTGGCCATCGCTGAAGCCGTCACATGGGGCCTCTTGCTCGCCGGCATGTTCCTCAAGTACGTCACCCGGACGACCGAGCTCGGGGTTCGAATCTTCGGTATGACGCACGGCGTGGTCTTCATCGCCTACTGCCTCACCGCAGTGTTCGTCGCGGTCAACCAGCGGTGGTCCCGCGGGACGCTCGCGCTCGCGCTGGCCTCGGCTGTGCCGCCGTTCATGACCGTGTGGTTTGACCGCCGGGCCGAGCGTCGCGGACAGCTGGACGGTGGCTGGCGGCTGGCACCTGGGCGCGAACGCCCCACCAACCCGGCCGAGCGGGCGCAGGCGTGGATGCTCGCCCGACCCGTGGCTGCAGTGGGTGCAGCCGTGGTCGCCGTCGCCGTTCTGACCACGATCGCGCTGCTCGTCGGGCCACCGGCCAGCTCCCAGACCTGA
- a CDS encoding DNA polymerase III subunit gamma and tau yields the protein MSTALYRRYRPETFADVIGQEHVTEPLMQALRTGRVNHAYLFSGPRGCGKTTSARILARCLNCEQGPTPTPCGTCDSCVALARGGAGSVDVIEIDAASHGGVDDARDLRERASYGPAQSRYKIYIIDEAHMVTPQGFNALLKIVEEPPEHVKFVFATTEPEKVIGTIRSRTHHYPFRLVPPGQLSDYMASLCQQEGVAVAPGVLSFVTRAGGGSVRDSLSVLDQLIAGSGDEGLTYEGAAALLGFTDGELLDAIIDAFAAGDAAGVFHQVDRVIETGLDPRRFVEDLLERLRDLIVVAAVPDGASSVLRGVSEDQLERMRQQSAAFGGGALSRAADIVNAGLTEMTGATAPRLQLELICARVLLPAASGESGYAARLDRLERRLDVEGVPSVTRPPAPVAVAEPAAVPTQRAPEPESPAPPPAPTPATAEPVATSAAEPAAEPAAEPAAEPAAEPAAEPAAEPAAAPERVAQPAAEEARPGTPTGGIDVAAIRRAWPDILGWIFKHKRTTWTLLSEHASVHDYDGSKVVLGISTVGIANTFRHGPHADLVRQALIDVLGVDARVEGIPTPDAALAAPSGEAHPTVAASPRFPSDDPAVKGDSPGPTPRARATDPGPGPSAAGSDPAYAGIAASSPPPETGGGWATASSGPGGGPSWASDDPTSAPAAPAQGSNQAPSQGTRLAAAQAAVAAEAPARTPDTYVADDSAASADDEDIAELGEVGRPVIERLLGGKVIDEGP from the coding sequence GTGAGCACCGCGCTGTACCGCCGCTACCGGCCCGAGACCTTCGCCGACGTCATCGGCCAGGAGCACGTCACCGAGCCGCTGATGCAGGCGCTGCGCACGGGGCGGGTCAACCACGCCTACCTCTTCTCCGGTCCGCGCGGCTGCGGCAAGACGACCAGCGCCCGCATCCTGGCCCGGTGCCTCAACTGTGAGCAGGGGCCCACGCCGACTCCCTGCGGCACCTGCGACTCCTGTGTCGCGCTCGCCCGGGGCGGCGCCGGCAGCGTCGACGTCATCGAGATCGACGCGGCCAGCCACGGTGGTGTCGACGACGCCCGTGACCTGCGGGAACGCGCGTCCTACGGGCCGGCGCAGAGCCGCTACAAGATCTACATCATCGACGAGGCCCACATGGTCACGCCGCAGGGCTTCAACGCCCTGCTCAAGATCGTCGAGGAGCCGCCGGAGCACGTGAAGTTCGTCTTCGCGACGACCGAGCCCGAGAAGGTCATCGGCACGATCCGCAGCCGCACCCACCACTACCCCTTCCGGCTCGTCCCGCCCGGCCAGCTGTCCGACTACATGGCCTCGCTGTGCCAGCAGGAGGGGGTCGCGGTGGCGCCGGGAGTGCTGTCATTCGTGACCCGTGCCGGGGGTGGGTCGGTGCGTGACTCGTTGTCCGTGCTCGACCAGCTCATCGCCGGTTCCGGCGACGAGGGCCTCACCTATGAAGGTGCGGCCGCCCTGCTGGGGTTCACCGATGGCGAGCTGCTCGACGCCATCATCGACGCCTTCGCCGCGGGTGACGCCGCGGGTGTCTTCCACCAGGTCGACCGGGTCATCGAGACCGGTCTCGACCCCCGGCGGTTCGTCGAGGACCTGCTCGAGCGGCTGCGTGACCTCATCGTCGTGGCCGCGGTCCCGGACGGTGCCTCGTCGGTGTTGCGGGGGGTCTCGGAGGACCAGCTCGAGCGCATGCGTCAGCAGTCGGCCGCCTTCGGCGGTGGTGCCCTGTCGCGCGCGGCCGACATCGTCAACGCCGGACTGACCGAGATGACCGGCGCCACCGCGCCGCGCCTCCAGCTCGAGCTGATCTGCGCGCGCGTGCTGCTCCCCGCCGCCTCCGGTGAGTCCGGGTATGCCGCTCGCCTGGACCGCCTCGAACGCCGCCTCGACGTCGAGGGCGTCCCGTCGGTGACCCGACCGCCTGCCCCGGTCGCTGTGGCCGAACCGGCCGCCGTGCCTACCCAGCGCGCGCCTGAGCCTGAGTCGCCCGCACCCCCGCCCGCGCCGACGCCGGCGACCGCGGAGCCCGTCGCTACGTCGGCCGCTGAGCCGGCCGCTGAGCCGGCCGCTGAGCCGGCCGCTGAGCCGGCCGCTGAGCCGGCCGCTGAGCCGGCCGCTGAGCCGGCGGCCGCTCCGGAGCGCGTGGCGCAGCCCGCCGCGGAGGAGGCCCGACCCGGCACCCCCACCGGTGGGATCGACGTCGCCGCCATCCGCCGGGCCTGGCCGGACATCCTCGGGTGGATCTTCAAGCACAAGCGCACCACCTGGACCCTCCTGTCGGAGCATGCGTCCGTCCACGACTACGACGGCTCCAAGGTGGTGCTCGGGATCTCGACCGTGGGCATTGCCAACACCTTCCGGCACGGTCCGCACGCCGACCTGGTCCGGCAGGCCCTCATCGACGTGCTCGGCGTCGACGCCCGGGTCGAGGGGATCCCGACCCCCGACGCCGCCCTCGCTGCGCCGAGCGGGGAGGCCCATCCCACCGTCGCTGCCTCCCCCCGGTTCCCGTCCGACGACCCGGCCGTCAAGGGTGACTCGCCTGGTCCCACCCCCCGCGCCCGCGCCACCGACCCAGGTCCCGGGCCTTCAGCGGCAGGCTCCGACCCGGCATACGCAGGAATCGCGGCGTCGAGCCCTCCGCCGGAAACCGGTGGAGGCTGGGCGACCGCATCGTCGGGTCCCGGCGGAGGACCCAGCTGGGCCAGCGACGACCCGACCAGTGCTCCCGCCGCTCCCGCCCAGGGTTCGAACCAGGCCCCGAGCCAAGGGACGAGGTTGGCCGCCGCGCAGGCCGCGGTGGCGGCCGAGGCCCCGGCGCGGACGCCGGACACCTATGTCGCCGACGACAGCGCCGCCAGTGCCGACGACGAGGACATCGCCGAGCTGGGTGAGGTGGGCCGGCCGGTGATCGAGCGGCTGCTCGGCGGCAAGGTCATCGACGAAGGGCCTTGA
- a CDS encoding DUF5063 domain-containing protein, translating into MSDDLQVLADDCAAEARTFLSTMTEVASGSEPAAAMPMTLLALSQVLLMGSRLGAIEDIVPEERFEADPGPDVDVDPLRIALANLFDGLDDYAYVVDPMVDVEVARSALSGDVAEIAAALSHGLRHYESSRASEALWWWQFSYLSTWGEAGARALRALLSLLAHIRLDADEEITAEAEFDALHP; encoded by the coding sequence ATGTCTGACGACCTGCAGGTGCTGGCCGACGACTGTGCCGCGGAGGCGCGCACGTTCCTCTCGACCATGACGGAGGTTGCCTCCGGCAGCGAGCCCGCCGCCGCGATGCCGATGACCCTGCTGGCCCTGTCGCAGGTGCTGCTGATGGGTTCACGGCTGGGGGCGATCGAGGACATCGTGCCCGAGGAGCGGTTCGAGGCCGACCCCGGTCCGGACGTGGACGTCGACCCCCTGCGGATCGCGCTGGCCAACCTGTTCGACGGCCTGGACGACTACGCCTACGTCGTCGACCCGATGGTCGACGTCGAAGTCGCCCGCAGCGCCTTGTCCGGAGACGTCGCCGAGATCGCCGCGGCGCTCTCCCACGGCCTGCGCCACTACGAGTCGAGCCGCGCCTCCGAGGCCCTGTGGTGGTGGCAGTTCAGCTACCTCTCGACCTGGGGTGAAGCCGGCGCCCGGGCCCTGCGCGCGCTGTTGTCCCTCCTCGCGCACATCCGCCTCGACGCCGACGAGGAGATCACGGCCGAGGCCGAGTTCGACGCACTGCACCCCTGA
- a CDS encoding SRPBCC family protein, producing the protein MTAAMRFAELLTRPTVAERAGSMPGDDVVTPADVVMDRAFTLAAPPEAVWPWIVQLGKRRAGWYFPAVVEKVVPPPRRGLRRIDPGHQQLSAGDVVPDWGGADATFTVVEVAPARHLLYASTRGHTHLTWCLGLTRVDGTGTRMHLRLRLAPVRHRFAAQHLGGLVDQLTIIGLAAGLRERVLAGGDTARA; encoded by the coding sequence TTGACCGCCGCCATGCGCTTCGCCGAGCTCCTCACGCGCCCGACCGTGGCCGAGCGTGCGGGCTCGATGCCGGGCGACGACGTCGTGACTCCCGCCGACGTGGTGATGGACCGGGCGTTCACCCTGGCGGCGCCCCCTGAGGCCGTGTGGCCATGGATCGTCCAGCTCGGGAAGCGACGTGCCGGCTGGTACTTCCCTGCCGTCGTCGAGAAGGTCGTCCCGCCGCCACGTCGTGGACTGCGACGGATCGACCCGGGCCACCAGCAGCTCTCGGCCGGCGACGTGGTCCCGGACTGGGGAGGGGCCGACGCGACGTTCACCGTGGTCGAGGTCGCGCCCGCCCGCCACCTGCTCTACGCATCGACCCGCGGGCACACGCACCTGACGTGGTGCCTGGGCCTGACGCGGGTCGACGGCACGGGCACCCGGATGCACCTGCGCCTGCGCCTGGCGCCGGTCAGGCACCGGTTCGCCGCACAGCACCTGGGCGGCCTGGTCGACCAGCTGACGATCATCGGACTCGCGGCGGGGCTGCGGGAGAGGGTCCTCGCTGGCGGTGACACCGCGAGGGCATAG
- a CDS encoding ABC transporter ATP-binding protein, which yields MSIEVQGVRRAFGDVLAVDSISLTAQPGEVTALIGPNGSGKTTLLLMMATLLVPDQGQIRIDGLDPVSQPAQVRARIGWMPDGFGTWDALTVREVLHTIAAAYRIPADRARARTDELLHTVHLEDLADRRARVLSRGQKQRLGLARALINDPSVLLLDEPASGLDPRSRIELRDVLRSLAAQGKTVLVSSHILTELQEVADRAVIVARGRSLETQSLDADVVATALASWRIDSLDPERLNAWLEEHHVASTRSGGGLTEVEVAGEENAARLLADLVRDGIRVIAFAPSQGALESAYLAATEDRR from the coding sequence ATGAGCATCGAGGTGCAGGGGGTGCGGCGAGCTTTCGGGGACGTGCTCGCCGTCGACAGCATCAGCCTCACGGCGCAGCCCGGCGAGGTCACCGCGTTGATCGGTCCCAACGGTTCGGGCAAGACCACCTTGCTCCTGATGATGGCGACGCTGCTCGTGCCCGACCAGGGCCAGATCCGCATCGACGGCCTCGACCCGGTCAGCCAACCGGCGCAGGTGCGCGCACGGATCGGGTGGATGCCCGACGGCTTCGGCACCTGGGACGCCCTCACGGTGCGCGAGGTCCTGCACACCATCGCCGCGGCATACCGGATCCCGGCTGACCGGGCTCGGGCCCGCACCGACGAGCTGTTGCACACGGTGCACCTCGAGGACCTGGCCGACCGGCGGGCGCGGGTCCTGTCGCGGGGACAGAAGCAGCGGCTCGGGCTGGCGCGGGCACTGATCAACGACCCCAGCGTGCTGCTGCTCGACGAACCGGCCTCCGGACTCGACCCGCGCAGCCGGATCGAGCTACGAGACGTGCTGAGATCCCTTGCGGCACAAGGCAAGACGGTGCTCGTGTCCAGCCACATCCTCACCGAGCTCCAGGAGGTGGCTGACCGCGCCGTCATCGTCGCCCGCGGCCGGAGCCTGGAGACCCAGAGCCTGGACGCCGACGTCGTCGCGACGGCGCTGGCTTCCTGGCGCATCGACTCGCTCGACCCCGAACGCCTCAACGCCTGGCTCGAGGAACACCACGTCGCGTCGACCCGCAGCGGCGGCGGCCTCACCGAGGTCGAGGTGGCCGGCGAGGAGAACGCGGCCCGGTTGCTTGCGGACCTGGTCCGCGACGGCATCCGGGTCATCGCCTTCGCACCCAGCCAGGGCGCCCTCGAGTCCGCCTACCTCGCAGCGACGGAGGACCGGCGATGA
- the recR gene encoding recombination mediator RecR: MYEGVVQDLIDELGRLPGVGPKSAQRIAFHLLQADAIDVKRLVEVLTEVKAKVRFCETCGNVAESEQCRICADPRRDGTAICVVEEPKDVVAIERTREFRGRYHVLGGAISPIDGVGPDDLRIKELMTRLASAEVTEIIIATDPNLEGEATASYLARFLRPMGLRVTRLASGLPVGGDLEYADEVTLGRAFEGRRLLDV, from the coding sequence GTGTACGAAGGCGTGGTCCAGGACCTGATCGACGAGCTCGGGCGACTGCCCGGTGTCGGTCCCAAGAGCGCCCAGCGGATCGCCTTCCACCTCCTGCAGGCTGACGCGATCGACGTCAAGCGCCTGGTGGAGGTGCTCACCGAGGTCAAGGCCAAGGTGCGGTTCTGCGAGACCTGCGGCAACGTCGCCGAGTCCGAGCAGTGCCGGATCTGCGCCGACCCGCGCCGTGACGGCACGGCCATCTGCGTCGTGGAGGAGCCGAAGGACGTGGTCGCCATCGAGCGCACCCGCGAGTTCCGCGGGCGGTACCACGTCCTGGGTGGCGCGATCAGCCCGATCGACGGCGTCGGCCCCGACGACCTGCGCATCAAGGAGCTGATGACCCGGCTGGCGTCGGCCGAGGTCACCGAGATCATCATCGCCACCGACCCCAACCTGGAGGGCGAGGCCACCGCCAGCTATCTCGCCCGTTTCCTGCGCCCCATGGGGTTGCGGGTCACGCGGCTCGCGTCGGGGCTGCCGGTGGGTGGCGACCTGGAGTATGCGGACGAGGTCACCCTGGGCCGCGCGTTCGAAGGTAGGAGGCTGCTGGATGTCTGA
- a CDS encoding aspartate kinase encodes MPIVVQKYGGSSLADAASIKRVARRIAEAKKAGNDVCVAVSAMGDSTDELLDLANQVSPQPPPRELDMLLTAGERISMALVAMAIADLGYTVRSFTGSQAGVITDSSHGRARIIDVTPGRVTDALDKGHIVIVAGFQGVSQDTKEITTLGRGGTDTTAVALAAALNADVCEIYTDVDGVFTADPRIVPAARKIHRISNEEMLELAASGSKVLHLRSVEYARRFDIPIHVRSSFSAKEGTIVTDKPGEGDTVEAPIIAGVAHDRTEAKITVVGVPDHPGKAAAIFQTCADAEINIDMIVQNVSATETGLTDISFTCPKTDGQTGVHALRKVQESVGFASIQYDDQIGKLSLVGAGMRSHPGVSATFFKALADTGVNIEMISTSEIRISVVTRADVLDDAVRAVHSAFGLDSAEGEAVVYGGTGR; translated from the coding sequence GTGCCCATCGTCGTCCAGAAGTACGGCGGCTCCTCGCTCGCCGACGCCGCGAGCATCAAGCGCGTCGCCCGCCGGATCGCCGAGGCCAAGAAGGCCGGCAACGACGTGTGCGTGGCCGTGTCGGCCATGGGGGACAGCACCGACGAGCTGCTCGACCTGGCCAACCAGGTGAGCCCACAGCCCCCGCCGCGCGAGCTGGACATGTTGCTGACGGCGGGCGAGCGCATCTCGATGGCGCTCGTCGCGATGGCGATCGCCGACCTCGGATACACCGTGCGGTCCTTCACGGGCAGCCAGGCAGGGGTCATCACCGACTCGTCCCACGGCCGCGCCCGGATCATCGACGTGACGCCCGGACGGGTCACCGACGCCCTCGACAAGGGCCACATCGTCATCGTCGCCGGGTTCCAGGGCGTCAGCCAGGACACCAAGGAGATCACCACCCTGGGTCGTGGCGGCACCGACACGACGGCGGTCGCGCTGGCGGCCGCCCTCAACGCGGACGTGTGCGAGATCTACACCGACGTCGACGGTGTGTTCACCGCCGACCCGCGGATCGTCCCTGCCGCCAGGAAGATCCACCGCATCTCCAACGAGGAGATGCTGGAGCTGGCGGCCTCGGGGTCGAAGGTGCTGCACTTGCGCAGCGTCGAGTACGCCCGTCGTTTCGACATCCCCATCCACGTCCGGAGCTCCTTCTCAGCGAAGGAGGGCACCATCGTCACGGACAAACCAGGTGAAGGAGACACCGTGGAAGCCCCCATCATCGCCGGTGTCGCCCACGACCGCACCGAAGCCAAGATCACCGTCGTCGGCGTCCCCGACCATCCCGGCAAGGCGGCTGCGATCTTCCAGACCTGCGCCGACGCCGAGATCAACATCGACATGATCGTCCAGAACGTGTCGGCGACCGAGACCGGCCTGACCGACATCTCGTTCACCTGCCCCAAGACGGACGGCCAGACCGGCGTGCACGCACTGAGGAAGGTGCAGGAGTCCGTGGGCTTCGCCTCGATCCAGTACGACGACCAGATCGGCAAGCTGTCTCTGGTGGGCGCCGGGATGCGTTCGCACCCGGGGGTCTCCGCGACGTTCTTCAAGGCTCTCGCCGACACCGGCGTCAACATCGAGATGATCTCGACGTCCGAGATCCGCATCTCGGTGGTGACCCGGGCCGACGTCCTCGACGATGCCGTGCGCGCCGTCCACTCGGCGTTCGGGCTGGACTCCGCTGAAGGAGAGGCCGTGGTCTACGGAGGCACCGGCCGGTGA
- a CDS encoding ABC transporter permease, with protein sequence MSWHGIRTIAALELRQRVRTSRWPIVLVVWVVLIAGVTFLAYWATNDPDLSSGPAMYDIVVFFVLGLSMLIVPSLTATSVNGDREHGVLATLQTTLLSPWDIALGKLLSAWVVSLAFLTSALPFLAWAWFEGGISAGRIVLSLLVLVLVLAVVCTIGLMFSTLTARPVASAVLTYLTMGALVFGTTIGFALSAFLVTGPESQQVYGVPDSWYKAHQPPAFDPSDPNLTPAQLEQIKQSQIQPTRADCTTFTRRATVAHTERIWWMLPLNPFVVVADAAPSEPRKNQGVYSSGFTPMRWISAGSRLARNGPDAVAQECQFAVVAQPGVPDPGYVDPLETALRTDPVWPFGLGFLLVAGAGAAAVAGRRLRTPIRRLPNGTRIA encoded by the coding sequence ATGAGCTGGCACGGCATCAGGACGATCGCGGCCCTCGAGCTGCGTCAACGGGTCCGCACCTCGCGCTGGCCGATCGTGCTCGTGGTCTGGGTGGTGCTCATCGCCGGCGTCACCTTCCTCGCCTACTGGGCCACGAACGACCCCGACCTGAGCTCGGGCCCGGCGATGTACGACATCGTCGTCTTCTTCGTCCTCGGCCTCTCCATGCTCATCGTCCCCTCGCTCACGGCGACCTCGGTCAACGGCGACCGCGAGCACGGAGTGCTGGCGACCCTCCAGACCACCCTGCTGTCCCCCTGGGACATCGCCCTCGGCAAGCTGCTGTCCGCGTGGGTGGTCTCGCTCGCCTTCCTCACCAGCGCGCTGCCGTTCCTGGCCTGGGCGTGGTTCGAGGGGGGCATCTCCGCCGGTCGCATCGTGCTGTCCCTGCTGGTGCTGGTCCTCGTGCTGGCGGTGGTGTGCACCATCGGCCTGATGTTCTCCACCCTCACCGCGCGACCCGTGGCCTCGGCGGTGCTGACCTACCTGACGATGGGCGCCCTGGTCTTCGGCACCACCATCGGGTTCGCGCTCAGTGCCTTCCTCGTGACCGGCCCGGAGAGTCAGCAGGTCTACGGCGTCCCCGACTCCTGGTACAAGGCCCACCAACCGCCGGCGTTCGACCCCAGTGACCCGAACCTCACGCCCGCCCAGCTCGAGCAGATCAAGCAGAGCCAGATCCAGCCGACGCGGGCGGACTGCACGACGTTCACCCGACGCGCGACCGTTGCCCACACGGAGCGGATCTGGTGGATGCTGCCCCTCAACCCGTTCGTCGTGGTCGCCGACGCCGCGCCCTCCGAGCCGCGCAAGAACCAGGGTGTCTACAGCAGCGGCTTCACCCCGATGCGGTGGATCAGCGCGGGGTCCCGGCTGGCGCGCAACGGGCCGGATGCCGTCGCGCAGGAGTGCCAGTTCGCCGTGGTGGCGCAACCAGGGGTCCCCGACCCGGGTTATGTGGATCCCCTCGAGACCGCGCTGCGGACTGACCCGGTCTGGCCTTTCGGTCTCGGTTTCCTCCTGGTCGCGGGTGCGGGTGCCGCAGCGGTGGCCGGCCGGCGGTTGCGCACGCCCATCCGCCGACTGCCCAACGGGACCCGCATCGCCTGA